ACTGGCACGGGCAATTGAAAATCAGTGCTATGTTATTTCCAGTAATCGGGTTGGTGAGTATGACAGCGTTTCATTTTGCGGAACCTCGTTAGTAGTTGATCCATGGGGAAACATCATCAAAGAAGGGTCAGAAAACAATGAAGAAACATTGGTGGAGACCATTACTGTTTCCAATGTTGACCGGATACGCAAGGAAGTTCCTGTATTTGCGAGCAGGGTTCCAGAAATGTACAAGGGCTGGACGCAATGAAAAAAGACTCCGTTATCGGTGCAGTCTCCCGAAATACAGAAGGAACAAACTGGATTTCGGGGGCAGCGCCGTTGCAGGAGTCTTTTTTAATGAATGGATTTCGCAATGTTTGGGGGCTCTTTTAACTCACCTGTACAAACATTTTCTGTAATATGAACCTGGGATGTTTTTCCTTTATTATTAATGAATTTGAATACACCATTATTAAAATCTGTTCCAATTTCTTTGTAGAAAATCCCCTCGTATAAGTTGTGCTTAGAGCGGGTGAATTTTAAACGGTATTGGCCAGGTATTTCACTGTCTTCCTGAATAAACGCACGTACCCCTTTTTCATAAATCGTATCATCGGTACTTTTTAATGTACGGTCTACGGAAACAATGTGAAGGTCAATAAATGAAATTTCCCGGAGAAGTACATTGACAAAAGAACCTTTTGTAATCTCTTCCCAGCGGTTTTGTGCACTCTGACCAATAATAATTTGGGTAATATTATATTTGTGTGCCACTTCTTTGATGGCTCTTACAGATCGTTTTTCTTTATCACGAATAATAAATTCTTCTACATCCAATTCTTCGCACAGTTCTTTCCAATGTTCGACAAAACCTGATTTTTCTGCATCAAATTCGTCATAAGGAAGGGCATCTACTGTTAAAACATACAATGGGCAGTCCATGTTTTGTGCCAGTTTATGACCCCGGCGGATAAGACGTTCACCATTAGGACCATAATAAACACATACTAAAATACTTTCGTCCATGCGACCTCTGATTTTTTTCATCGTTTCTACCGCACCTTTCTCTATATAGTCATTTACTTTTTATTTCGTTTTAAAACATCTATATCTATCTGAATAGGAACCGAATTGCTTTTATTTATATTTGACCTGAAAACAGAAGGCGTAAACCTTCTTAATTAACTGTTTTGTAAGGAAGTCTTATCCTTTAAACCGTATCATTTTAACATGTAATTTTAGATTCGTATAGTACTAGATGAAAAATAATTGATTTTCCATGTTTTTTGCCTGAAAAGTTCCTCATCAAGTTAATCTCTTCCTTTGTTGTGAAGCTATTGTAAAGGGGTTTCCTTTTCCTGGAAAGAAATAAAAAATACGTCAACATAAAAATATGATAAAGGTGTCACAACGTTAGACATGCAAAAACAGCTGATTTTTTGTATAATATTTATGTGTGATTATGAAGAATTCATGTTTTAGTGTGTGTGCTCCAGCAACGTTTATAAAACAAAACTTTATTTAGATGGAGGTTTCGATGGGACGAGTAAATGAAGTCCCAGGATGTACTAGTGCAGACGTTGCGAACATAGTCTGTTTCCTTGTCCTCCCATAGGTTTAGCCTGAGTGATTCAGGGAATTAACTCACCTGAACCCCGGCGAAACAGATGTATATTTCATTCTCTGTTTGAAAACGGGAGTGTGCCGGATGGTTCTCCCTCCGTGATAAAGATATCGTGAAGATCAATGATATGCCGTTTTATCAGACTTTTTGAACAACCATTATAACACCTCGTCATGCCTTTGTATTTACTGCAAGAAAGGCTTACTACTTTACCACGTATTTTCACAGTATAAGTGTTCGCACTTTTCCTTTTTTCAATAAGGGACATATGAATGATGGAAAGAAAATGCGCTTTGAACATTCTGAATGACTAAAAGCTTTCATGTCGTGAAAAGCACCCGCTGGATCAAATTCTTTTAAGCCAAACAAAGTGCGTTTCTGCCTTTTACCACACTCCATGACGCTATATGCTGAAAGTGTTCTTTAGGCATAAAACAGGCATGAACAGACGGCTCTTTATGTCT
The nucleotide sequence above comes from Oceanobacillus timonensis. Encoded proteins:
- a CDS encoding universal stress protein, which codes for MKKIRGRMDESILVCVYYGPNGERLIRRGHKLAQNMDCPLYVLTVDALPYDEFDAEKSGFVEHWKELCEELDVEEFIIRDKEKRSVRAIKEVAHKYNITQIIIGQSAQNRWEEITKGSFVNVLLREISFIDLHIVSVDRTLKSTDDTIYEKGVRAFIQEDSEIPGQYRLKFTRSKHNLYEGIFYKEIGTDFNNGVFKFINNKGKTSQVHITENVCTGELKEPPNIAKSIH